One Microbacterium trichothecenolyticum DNA window includes the following coding sequences:
- a CDS encoding PLD nuclease N-terminal domain-containing protein, with product MARLLLILALVATVFWVYTIVDCAVQPSSRHRGVSKGAWMAIVILLPVLGGILWFVIGRGRAGQPVLRRAPDDDPEFLGRMSVSARADQDERIRRLEEELAQLDSEADDPTPPKPSTGPDDTPGTGDDDPRGRGVVG from the coding sequence ATGGCACGGCTGCTTCTCATCCTGGCGCTCGTGGCGACCGTCTTCTGGGTCTACACGATCGTGGACTGCGCCGTGCAGCCGTCGTCGCGACACCGCGGCGTCAGCAAGGGTGCGTGGATGGCCATCGTGATCCTGCTGCCCGTGCTGGGCGGCATCCTGTGGTTCGTCATCGGGCGTGGGCGTGCCGGTCAGCCCGTCCTGCGGCGCGCGCCCGACGACGATCCCGAGTTCCTCGGCCGTATGTCGGTGAGTGCTCGCGCGGATCAGGACGAGCGGATCCGCCGCCTCGAGGAAGAACTCGCGCAACTCGATTCCGAGGCCGACGATCCGACCCCGCCGAAGCCCTCCACCGGGCCCGACGACACCCCGGGCACGGGCGACGACGACCCGCGCGGCCGCGGCGTCGTCGGCTGA
- a CDS encoding DUF4229 domain-containing protein gives MRARSALVYTVLRLLAFLVPLAVLLFFPVFQEVPWLAAIFAALIGLSLSLLFLRRPLDDVTGGLAARRAERTATGRRSGAETDADAEDAVVDATRRDETPGADAR, from the coding sequence ATGCGTGCTCGCTCGGCCCTCGTTTACACCGTGCTGCGACTGCTCGCATTCCTCGTGCCGCTGGCCGTGCTGTTGTTCTTCCCGGTGTTCCAGGAGGTGCCGTGGCTCGCGGCCATCTTCGCGGCGCTGATCGGCTTGAGCCTGTCGCTGCTGTTCCTGCGACGCCCGCTCGACGACGTCACCGGCGGGCTCGCCGCACGCCGCGCGGAGCGCACCGCCACCGGTCGTCGCAGCGGTGCCGAGACCGACGCCGACGCCGAAGACGCGGTCGTCGACGCGACCCGCCGCGACGAGACGCCCGGCGCCGACGCGCGCTGA
- the menD gene encoding 2-succinyl-5-enolpyruvyl-6-hydroxy-3-cyclohexene-1-carboxylic-acid synthase translates to MAGFVARGVRHVVVSPGSRSQALALVAAELEAAGLIRLHVRIDERVAGFTALGIGRESGMPALVVCTSGTAVANLLPATLEAHHAGVPLVLLTADRPPELRGVGANQTTRQPGLFRSAVRFEADLTVPDQTDDDGSAQQTAVADALAASALAAARGEGARAAGPVHLNVPLREPLAGAVPTWLTERAASAPASAADRAEVARADDAEAASGALYQGGGGIGESDLPPELEGVHVVEPGPATIVVAGADAGPAAEQFAHEGGFPLVAEIVSGARFGRQIVHGYRPLLDDPELGGRVERVVVFGRPTLSREVTRLLSRDDVEVVAVRGPGEPVNLNGAAVAVDSVRVGPGPTDRVWLGEWMRASRAAAVDLSPPAPDADGLASAVPHERLGAINAEVQVIRAPLDRAALADALWRATWPHDRLMFGSSRLVRVADEVLGGKKVAVHSNRGLAGIDGTIATATGVALASQDDERPGVTRVLLGDLAFLHDIGALLLSPGESEPRMQVIVGNDGGGTIFDGLEVAAVAGADAMSRVQYTPHTARLEQLALAFGWEYHRCTTRVALDQVLTAPTGGRHLIEVPLPR, encoded by the coding sequence ATGGCGGGTTTCGTCGCGCGCGGAGTGCGACACGTGGTCGTCAGTCCCGGCTCGCGCTCCCAGGCGCTCGCCCTCGTCGCCGCCGAACTCGAGGCCGCAGGACTCATCCGCCTGCACGTGCGCATCGACGAGCGTGTCGCGGGGTTCACCGCCCTGGGCATCGGGCGCGAGAGCGGGATGCCGGCCCTCGTCGTCTGCACCTCGGGTACCGCTGTCGCGAACCTGCTGCCCGCCACGCTCGAAGCGCATCACGCGGGGGTTCCGCTCGTGCTGTTGACCGCGGATCGCCCGCCCGAGCTGCGCGGCGTCGGGGCGAATCAGACCACCCGTCAGCCGGGGCTGTTCCGCTCCGCCGTGCGGTTCGAAGCCGACCTCACGGTCCCCGACCAGACCGACGACGACGGCTCCGCCCAGCAGACCGCGGTCGCCGACGCGCTCGCCGCCTCGGCCCTGGCCGCCGCACGGGGCGAGGGTGCGCGCGCCGCCGGTCCGGTCCATCTCAACGTGCCGCTGCGCGAGCCCCTCGCCGGGGCCGTGCCCACCTGGCTCACCGAGCGGGCGGCATCCGCGCCTGCCTCCGCCGCCGACCGGGCCGAGGTCGCCCGTGCCGATGACGCCGAGGCAGCCTCGGGAGCCCTCTACCAGGGCGGCGGCGGTATCGGTGAGTCCGACCTCCCGCCCGAGCTCGAGGGCGTGCACGTCGTCGAGCCGGGCCCGGCGACCATCGTCGTCGCGGGCGCGGATGCCGGACCCGCGGCCGAGCAGTTCGCACACGAGGGCGGGTTCCCGCTCGTGGCCGAGATCGTCAGCGGTGCCCGTTTCGGGCGTCAGATCGTGCACGGCTACCGCCCTCTTCTGGACGACCCCGAGCTGGGGGGCCGCGTCGAGCGCGTCGTCGTGTTCGGCCGACCGACGCTCAGTCGCGAGGTCACCCGCCTGCTGTCGCGCGACGACGTCGAGGTGGTCGCCGTGCGTGGGCCGGGCGAGCCCGTCAACCTCAACGGCGCCGCCGTCGCCGTCGACTCGGTACGCGTCGGTCCCGGTCCGACCGATCGCGTCTGGCTGGGGGAGTGGATGCGCGCTTCGCGCGCCGCGGCCGTCGACCTTTCTCCGCCCGCGCCGGATGCCGACGGCTTGGCGTCGGCCGTTCCCCACGAGCGCCTGGGCGCGATCAACGCCGAGGTCCAGGTGATACGCGCCCCGCTCGACCGCGCCGCGCTCGCCGATGCCCTCTGGCGCGCGACCTGGCCGCACGACCGGCTGATGTTCGGCTCCTCGCGCCTGGTGCGCGTGGCCGACGAGGTGTTGGGTGGCAAGAAGGTCGCGGTGCACTCCAACCGCGGGCTCGCCGGCATCGACGGCACGATCGCCACGGCGACCGGCGTCGCCCTCGCCAGCCAAGACGACGAGCGTCCGGGCGTGACCCGCGTGCTGCTGGGCGACCTCGCGTTCCTGCATGACATCGGCGCGCTGCTGCTCTCCCCGGGGGAGAGCGAACCGCGCATGCAGGTGATCGTGGGCAACGACGGCGGGGGGACCATCTTCGACGGCCTCGAGGTGGCCGCCGTGGCCGGGGCCGATGCGATGTCGCGCGTGCAGTACACCCCGCACACGGCGCGCCTCGAGCAGCTCGCCCTCGCCTTCGGCTGGGAGTACCACCGCTGCACGACGCGCGTCGCCCTCGACCAGGTGCTGACCGCCCCCACCGGCGGCCGTCACCTCATCGAGGTGCCGCTGCCGCGGTGA
- a CDS encoding 1,4-dihydroxy-2-naphthoate polyprenyltransferase — MAAQSRKRSHSAKKHRPRGNPQKAKGATRQAVAPATARDWIAAARIRTLPLAITPVLIGTGAATLVDDRLHGVIALACLAVAFALQIGVNYANDYSDGVRGTDDVRVGPGRLTGGKKAKPRTVLIVALVFFALAAVIGLGLVIRTQQWWLIGVGALCIIAAWFYTGGKRPYGYNAMGELFVFVFFGLVATLGTTWVQVQSLPQEAWFGAVAAGLLACAVLLANNLRDIDQDRRAGKRTLSVLIGRRATQVLFTLFVLVPFAIAVFLALVYPVAWLTLIALLGGLSAILIVWTYRTPRELITALQVTSFTSVAYGALLFWAFAA; from the coding sequence GTGGCAGCACAGTCTCGTAAACGTTCGCACTCGGCCAAGAAACACCGTCCTCGGGGCAACCCGCAGAAGGCGAAGGGGGCAACGCGGCAGGCGGTCGCCCCGGCCACGGCGCGCGACTGGATCGCGGCGGCGCGCATCCGCACGCTGCCGCTGGCGATCACCCCGGTGCTCATCGGCACCGGCGCGGCCACCCTCGTCGACGACCGGCTCCATGGGGTGATCGCACTCGCGTGCCTCGCCGTCGCGTTCGCCCTGCAGATCGGGGTGAACTACGCGAACGACTACAGCGACGGCGTCCGCGGCACCGACGACGTGCGCGTCGGGCCCGGCCGCCTCACGGGCGGGAAGAAGGCGAAGCCGCGCACGGTGCTCATCGTCGCGCTGGTGTTCTTCGCGCTCGCCGCGGTGATCGGACTCGGGCTGGTGATCCGTACGCAGCAGTGGTGGCTCATCGGCGTGGGCGCCCTCTGCATCATCGCCGCGTGGTTCTACACGGGCGGCAAGCGCCCCTACGGCTACAACGCGATGGGCGAGCTGTTCGTCTTCGTCTTCTTCGGCCTCGTCGCCACTCTCGGCACCACGTGGGTGCAGGTGCAGTCGCTGCCCCAGGAGGCGTGGTTCGGCGCGGTCGCTGCGGGACTGCTCGCGTGCGCCGTGCTGCTGGCCAACAACCTGCGCGACATCGATCAGGACCGCCGGGCCGGCAAGCGCACCCTGTCGGTGCTGATCGGTCGGCGCGCCACGCAGGTGCTGTTCACGCTCTTCGTGCTCGTGCCGTTCGCGATCGCCGTCTTCCTCGCGCTCGTCTACCCGGTGGCGTGGCTCACGCTCATCGCGTTGCTGGGCGGGCTGTCGGCCATCCTCATCGTGTGGACGTACCGCACCCCGCGCGAGCTCATCACGGCGCTGCAGGTCACGAGCTTCACCTCGGTCGCCTACGGGGCCCTGTTGTTCTGGGCGTTCGCGGCCTGA